The following nucleotide sequence is from Nocardioides daedukensis.
GGAGCGGATCACCTCGACGCGTGGTCACTCGATCACCTCGATGCAGGCGATCTACGTGCCCGCCGACGACTACACCGACCCGGCACCGGCGACCACCTTCGCCCACCTGGACGCGACCACCGAGCTCTCGCGAGAGATCGCCTCGCTCGGTATCTACCCGGCCGTGGACCCGTTGACCTCGACGTCGCGAATCCTCGACCCGCAGTACATCGGCGCGGACCACTACAACACCGCGGTGCGCATCAAGTCGATCCTGCAGCGCAACAAGGAGCTCCAGGACATCATCGCGATCCTCGGTGTCGACGAGCTCTCCGAAGAGGACAAGGTCATCGTCTCGCGGGCGCGCCGCATCCAGCGGTTCCTCTCGCAGAACACCTACGTTGCCAAGCAGTTCACCGGCATCGAGGGCTCGACCGTGTCGATCGGCGACACCGTCGAGGCGTTCACCAAGATCGCCGACGGTGAGTACGACCACGTTGCCGAGCAGGCATTCTTCATGTGCGGCGGCCTCGACGACGTCGAAGCCAAGTGGGCCGAGATCCAGAAGAACCTGTGATGGCAGACGCACTGCGAGTCGAACTGGTGGCAGCCGACCGCCTGGTGTGGTCGGGCGAGGCCAAGATGGTCGTCGCCCGCACCACCGAGGGTGACGTCGGTGTGCTCCCGGGCCACGCTCCGATGCTCTCGCTGCTCATCGAGGGTGTCGTCGACATCCAGACGCCCGAGGGCGAGACCTGGGTCGCGGCCGTCGCACAGGGATTCCTGTCGGTGGCCAACAACCGGGTCTCGATCCTCTCGGAGTATGCGGAGATGTCGCACGAGATCGACCTCGAGAAGGCGCGTCACGACCTGGAGCGCGCACACGCTGCAGGCGAGAACGAGGACGCGGCGCAAGAGGCCGTCCGGCACGCCGAGGCCCGCATCCGCGCTGCGGAGAAGGCCTCCTGAAGCACCCATTCACCCTCCCGCTAGAGTGACGCCACGCGCGTCATTCTGGTTGGGAGGGTGAATGCCATTCTGGCAATGGATCGTCGATCTGATCGTCGTCCTGCTCATCCTCGTCGTCGTCTGCGGCTGCGCCCTGGTCATCCGTCGCCGGATGATCTCCCGCAACGGCGGCACCTTCGAGCTCAGCATCCGCGCCCGGTCTGCACAGATCGGGCGCGGCTGGGTTCTCGGGCTCGGCCGTTATTCGGGCGAGCAGCTGCAGTGGTTCCGGATCTTCTCGTTGGCCCCCGGCCCGCGGCGCTCGTGGCACCGTTCTGAGCTCAGCTATTCGGGTCGTCGCCAGCCGGCCGACAGCGAGCAGATGGCGCTGTACGCCGATCACGTCATCGTCATGGTTGCCACCCCCGACGGGCGGATCGAGATGGCGATGAACTCGGCATCCCTGATGGGCTTCCAGTCCTGGCTGGAGTCCGCGCCTCCGGGCGCCGACTGGACCCGGCGTCGCCCCCAGCTGTGAGTCCCGCATAGGTTGGGACATGCACCTAATCAGCGACGAAAGGGCGACCGTGGCGGGCACCGCGATCGAGATCAAGAACCTGACCAAGGCCTTCGGCGCTGTGCGGGCCGTGGATGACCTCACCTTCACGGTGAGACCCGGCGTGGTGACCGGCTTCCTGGGGCCCAACGGCTCAGGCAAGACCACCACGCTGCGGATGTTGCTGGGGCTCGTGGCGCCCGACAGCGGCAGCGCCACAATCGGCGGCCGGAAGTATGTCGACATCGATCGGCCGGCCTCGGTCGTCGGAGCAGCCCTGGAGGCGGCCAGCTTCCACCCCGGCCGCTCGGCGCTGGACCACCTGCGGGTCTTTGCTCCGCTTGCGGGAGTTGCGGACCAGCGCTGCAAGGACGTGCTCGAGCACGTCGGCCTGGGCCCGGTCAGTGACCGCAAGGTGGGTGGGTTCTCCTTGGGCATGCGCCAACGCCTCGGCCTGGCCACGACCCTCCTCGGCGATCCGGGCGTGCTGGTGCTCGACGAACCCTCCAACGGGCTCGACCCGGAGGGGATCGTCTGGTTGCGCGGGTTCCTGCGGCACCTGGCCCACGACCAGGGCCGCACCGTCCTGGTCTCCTCCCACGTCCTGGGCGAGGTCCAGGCCACCGTCGACGACGTGGTCGTCATCGCCGGCGGCAGGCTGGTCCACGAGTCGCCGTTGCAGGACCTGGTCGCGATGGCCGCTGACCGGGTGAAGGTGGTGACCCCTGACATCGACGGCTTCACCCGACTGGCCCAGTCGCGGGGTTGGCAGTTCGAGGTCGTCAGCGGTGGTCTGCACCTGATCGGCGCAGGTCCGGCCGAGGTCGGGGCCGCCGCACACGCCGAGCGGCTCGAGATCCATGGCCTGGCCGGTGAGGGCAAGGGCTTGGAAGAGGTCTTCCTCGAACTGACCGACCCCAACCGTTCGGCGGTGGCAGCATGATCGCGACGATGGCGAGCGAGTGGCGCAAGATCACCACGACCAAGATGTGGTGGCTGCTGGCCCTGGTGATGTTCGGCTACATGGCGTTCCTGGGAGCCGTGCTCGGGTTCTCCCTCACCCAGAGCACCGAGCCGACCGGACCCGGGATGGGTGGCGGCGGCGTACCGTCGGGCCTCGAGGCAGCACAAGCGACGTACACCGTCGGGGCATCGCTGGGCTATGTGTTCCCGTTGATCGTGGGCGCGTTGGCGATGACCGGCGAGTTCCGCCACCAGACGATCACCCCGACCCTGCTCTACCAGCCGGTTCGCAGCACGGTGCTGTTCGCCAAGCTCGCGGTCAACCTGGGACTCGGCCTGGTCTATGGCGTGATCGGGACCCTGGGCGCGGTCATCGGCGCGGCCCCGTTGCTCGGCACGGTCGGCGACGGGCTTTACCTCGACAACGGCGAGGTGTGGGGCAACCTGATCTTCTCGGTCGTCTCCCTGGCCATCTGGGCGGTGATCGGCGTTGGGCTGGGCACGATGCTGACCAACCAGGTGGCCGCGATCGTGATCATCCTTGCCTTCACCCAGTTCGTCGAGCCGATCCTGCGGATCGGCCTGGCCGCCGGAGGCGACGCGCTGGACCTCGGTGCGATGAGCGAGAGCGCCAAGTTCCTGCCCGGAGCGGCTGCCGAAGCGCTGGTCGGCTCGTCGTTCTATGCCGCCTCGGGTCTCGAGCTGCTCGGTCGCTGGGCCGGAGCGGCGGTGCTGATCGCCTATGCCGTGGTGTTCGCGGTGATCGGCCGGTTCACGACCCTGCGCAAGGACATCACCTGAGGCTGGGCCGGTCGACCGGGGGAGTCGGTCTCAGCCGGCCCGGTGCAGCTCGATCGCCTCGCGCATCGCGTCCATGACGTAGGTCGGGACCGGCAGTCCGCGGCGCTGGGCCCAGAGCAGGTCGTTCTCGACGCGACTGATCTCGGTGACGAAGTGGTCCAGGTCGTCCTCGACCCCGAGCGCGACCAGCACCGCACCGAAGTCGGCCCGCTGCAAGTCGTTGTTCGCACCCACAGGGGCGAACGAGATCCGCCGCAGGCGGGCGATCAGCCAGCGCTGCCACGGCGAGAGCTGGGCGTCGAGCGCCGTGGCCGAGAGCCGGTAGAACGCATAGTGGCCGGGCTCCTGGCGCCGGATTGGGGCGATCACGGTCTGCGCGACGGCCGTCTCGCCGAGCTGGGCCACCCCGTCGTGGAGACGGTTGTAGGCCAGCACCGCGGAGCGCTCGGTCGACATGCCGGTCAGGTAGTAGAGCATGCGCACCACGTCATGGACCGGCGACAGGTGGGCCAGGGCGCCGAGGATGCGGATCTTCGGCGAGACGGTCGTGGTGTCGGTGACCGCTGGTGGGCGTCCGATGACGGTCTGCAGCTTGTCGAGGATCAGGCCGTGGTGGATTTCCTGGGGCTGCCAGACCTCGCTGTAGAAGCGCCGGTCGACTGCCGAGGCGTCCGGAAGCATGGCCGTCAGCTCCAGGACGTTGCGGTCCACCTCGAGCTCGACGCGGGCCAGGTAGTCGAGCACGTGCCCATATCGCTCTGCGAGCAGCTCGGGCCGGTGCACGGTGTAGTCGACCGAGTCGAGCGGCACCGGGGGATGCTCCTGCTCGATCCTGTCGACGTGGGCACTCAGGCGCGCATCGGAGGCCACCGTAGGCATGCGCCGAGCATAGTGCCTCAGCGCTCGCCGCCGGGGACCCACAGCACATCGCCGTTCTCACGGTTGGCGTGCCGGGCCAGGATGAAGAGCAGGTCCGAGAGCCGGTTCAGATACTTGATGGCGAGGATGTTCATCGTCGCCTCGTGCTCGGCCCATGCGGCCCAACCGGCGCGCTCGGCACGACGTACGACGGTGCGCGCGACGTGCAAGTGCGCCGCACCGGCGGTGCCCCCGTTGAGGATGAAGGACCGGAGGTTCTCCAGGTCCTCGTTGAACTCGTCGCACCAGCCTTCGAGCCGGTCGATGTAGTCCTGCTCGATGCGCAGCGGCGGATATTCGGGGTTCTCCACGACCGGCGTGGCAAAGTCCGCGCCGACGTCGAAGAGGTCGTTCTGGATGCGGGTCAGCACCTTGACGACGGGCTCGTCGAGCGCGCCCTGGGCCAGCGCCACACCGATCACTGCGTTCGCCTCGTCGGCCGTCGCATAGGCCTCGAGCCGGAGATCGGTCTTCGACGTGAGGCTCATGTCGCTGAGTCGGGTCTGTCCGGCGTCGCCGGTGCGGGTGTAGATGCGGGTGAGGTTGACCATGCATCGAGCGTAGTGGCCGGGGTACAGGGGCGCTGTCCAGGGTCGCAATGCGGTGCGGTTGGGTCCATGGAGCACCACTTGAGTCACACCAGTCACATAGCGGACATTGCGCCTCACGAACGTCCGACCATGTGTCATCCGGTGGATCCGCAGAAATATCCGGGCCGCGGGGCAACCAAAACAACGTGGTCCGCGTCATAGTTGGTGACAGAAGGTTTCAACGTGGGCGTTCGGGCGTCCATGAAGAAGGGGAGACGACATGGACATCACCACCGACGGTCCGGCACTCGTCCTTGCCGGGCAGTTCGACGTGCGCAGCACCATGGAAGTTCGAGCCGCCATCTACCAGCACCTGCACGAGTGCCTCGACGAGGAGATCTTCGTCGACCTCACCGATGTCGACGCGGTCGACGTGACCGCGCTCAAGGTCCTTGCCGTCGCGACGCGTTCGGCCGAACGCGACGGACGCCACCTCCGCCTGCGGGGTTGTGGCCCTGCCGTCCGACGGATGCTGCACGTCTCCCACCTGCGCCGACTGGTTGCGGTCGAGCGCGAGAAGATCCCGGCCTGACGCAGAGGCGTCCTTCGGCCGACGCGGCCGGACCGGGCCGACCGCAGGGGAGTCGGCCGGGTCCCGGGCGTGCTGATTGTTCCCGCGCAGATGACTGCGCATGAGGTTTGGGCACGACGCTGGATGTAGTCATCCCCACACACGGACACGGTTACCGGTCGGTCAACTTCGTTCTAGGCTTCGCTCATGAGCAACTCTGCAGAGAACCCGGTGACCAAGGACCGACCGTGGGTGATGCGCACCTACGCCGGCCACTCCACGGCCGAGGCATCGAACGCGCTGTACCGGAACAACCTGTCCAAGGGACAGACCGGGCTCTCGGTTGCCTTCGACCTGCCCACGCAGACCGGATATGACCCGGACTCGCCGCTGGCGCGCGGCGAGGTCGGCAAGGTCGGCGTGCCCGTCCCGCACATGGGCGAGATGCGCAAGCTCTTCAAGGACATCCCGCTCACGGAGATGAACACCTCGATGACCATCAACGCGACGGCCATGTGGCTGCTCGCGATGTACCAGGTCGCCGCCGAGGAGCAGAACCCCGAGCTGGACCCTGCCGAGGTGGCCAAGCAGCTCGCCGGGACGACGCAGAACGACATCATCAAGGAATACCTCTCCCGCGGCACCTACGTGTTCCCGCCCGAGCACTCCTTGCGGCTGATCAGCGACATGATCGCCTACACGGTGAACTACATCCCGAAGTGGAACCCGATCAACATCTGCAGCTATCACCTGCAGGAGGCCGGCGCCACGCCGACCCAGGAGCTCGCCTACGCACTGGGCACGGCCATCGCCGTCCTGGACGCGGTCAAGGACGCCAAGCAGGTCTCGGAGGAGGACTTCGAGAAGGTCGTCGGCCGGATCTCCTTCTTCGTCAACGCTGGTGTCCGGTTCGTGGAGGAGACCTGCAAGATGCGGGCCTTCGTCCAGCTCTGGGACGAGATCACCCGTGAGCGCTACGGCGTCCAGGACCCCAAGATGCGCCGCTTCCGCTATGGCGTCCAGGTGAACTCCCTCGGCCTGACCGAGGCCCAGCCCGAGAACAACGTCCAGCGGATCGTGCTCGAGATGCTCGGCGTCACGCTGTCCAAGAACGCCCGCGCCCGCGCCGTACAGCTGCCGGCGTGGAACGAGGCGCTCGGCCTGCCCCGGCCCTGGGACCAGCAGTGGTCACTGCGCCTGCAGCAGGTGCTGGCCTTCGAGTCCGACCTGCTCGAGCACGAGGACATCTTCGACGGCTCGCACGTGATCGAGGCCAAGGTCAACGCACTGGTCGAGGGCGCCAAGGCCGAGATGGACCGGGTCCAGGCGCTCGGCGGTGCGATCGCGGCCGTCGAGTCCGGCTACATGAAGTCGGAGCTCGTCTCCGCCCACGCCGCACGTCGCGCTCGGATCGAGTCCGGCGAGGAGAAGATCGTCGGGGTGAACAGCTTCGAGACCACCGAGCCGTCGCCGCTGACGGCCAACCTCGACGAGGCGATCATGACCGCCGATCCGAAGGCCGAGGAGGCCGCCAAGGCCTCGGTCGAGGCGTGGAAGGCGCAGCGCGACGAGAACGCGGTCACCGAGGCCCTGGCCCGGCTCGCCGAGACCGCGAAGGGAACCGAGAACCTGATGGAGGCCACCTTGGCCGCCGCGCGTGCAGGTGCCACCACCGGTGAGTGGGCCGGAACGCTGCGCGAGGTCTTCGGTGAGTTCCGTGCACCGACCGGTGTCTCCGGCGCTGTCGGGGTGGCCGAGGCCGGAGCCGAGCTCACCGCCGTGCGCGAGAGGGTCCAGGCCACCGGCGAGGAGCTCGGAGGCCGGCTGCGACTGCTGGTCGGCAAGCCGGGACTCGACGGACACTCCAACGGTGCCGAGCAGGTCGCGGTGCGTGCTCGCGACGCTGGCTTCGAGGTGATCTACCAGGGCATCCGGTTGACCCCCGAGCAGATCGTCGCCGCGGCCGTCGCCGAGGACGTGCACTGCGTGGGTCTCTCGATCCTGTCCGGATCGCACATGGAGCTGGTCCCTGCCGTGCTCGCCGGCCTCGAGGAGGCCGGCATGGGCGACGTCCCGGTGATCGTCGGCGGGATCATCCCCGACTCCGACGGCAAGGCGTTGATCCAGTCCGGAGTCGCTGCGGTCTACACGCCCAAGGACTTCGGCCTGACCCAGATCATGGACGGCATCGTGGACGTGATCCGGAAGGCCAACGAGCTCGACTGAGACTCGACGACGTTCGGGCGGGGGCACAATGGGGGTCATGTCCGACCTCCAGTGCCCCGCCCGGATGTGGGTCGTGCCGGCCGCGGCCAC
It contains:
- a CDS encoding cob(I)yrinic acid a,c-diamide adenosyltransferase, which encodes MVNLTRIYTRTGDAGQTRLSDMSLTSKTDLRLEAYATADEANAVIGVALAQGALDEPVVKVLTRIQNDLFDVGADFATPVVENPEYPPLRIEQDYIDRLEGWCDEFNEDLENLRSFILNGGTAGAAHLHVARTVVRRAERAGWAAWAEHEATMNILAIKYLNRLSDLLFILARHANRENGDVLWVPGGER
- a CDS encoding DUF2550 domain-containing protein, translating into MPFWQWIVDLIVVLLILVVVCGCALVIRRRMISRNGGTFELSIRARSAQIGRGWVLGLGRYSGEQLQWFRIFSLAPGPRRSWHRSELSYSGRRQPADSEQMALYADHVIVMVATPDGRIEMAMNSASLMGFQSWLESAPPGADWTRRRPQL
- a CDS encoding GTP-binding protein LepA; translation: MPTVASDARLSAHVDRIEQEHPPVPLDSVDYTVHRPELLAERYGHVLDYLARVELEVDRNVLELTAMLPDASAVDRRFYSEVWQPQEIHHGLILDKLQTVIGRPPAVTDTTTVSPKIRILGALAHLSPVHDVVRMLYYLTGMSTERSAVLAYNRLHDGVAQLGETAVAQTVIAPIRRQEPGHYAFYRLSATALDAQLSPWQRWLIARLRRISFAPVGANNDLQRADFGAVLVALGVEDDLDHFVTEISRVENDLLWAQRRGLPVPTYVMDAMREAIELHRAG
- a CDS encoding ABC transporter ATP-binding protein, producing MHLISDERATVAGTAIEIKNLTKAFGAVRAVDDLTFTVRPGVVTGFLGPNGSGKTTTLRMLLGLVAPDSGSATIGGRKYVDIDRPASVVGAALEAASFHPGRSALDHLRVFAPLAGVADQRCKDVLEHVGLGPVSDRKVGGFSLGMRQRLGLATTLLGDPGVLVLDEPSNGLDPEGIVWLRGFLRHLAHDQGRTVLVSSHVLGEVQATVDDVVVIAGGRLVHESPLQDLVAMAADRVKVVTPDIDGFTRLAQSRGWQFEVVSGGLHLIGAGPAEVGAAAHAERLEIHGLAGEGKGLEEVFLELTDPNRSAVAA
- a CDS encoding ABC transporter permease, with the protein product MIATMASEWRKITTTKMWWLLALVMFGYMAFLGAVLGFSLTQSTEPTGPGMGGGGVPSGLEAAQATYTVGASLGYVFPLIVGALAMTGEFRHQTITPTLLYQPVRSTVLFAKLAVNLGLGLVYGVIGTLGAVIGAAPLLGTVGDGLYLDNGEVWGNLIFSVVSLAIWAVIGVGLGTMLTNQVAAIVIILAFTQFVEPILRIGLAAGGDALDLGAMSESAKFLPGAAAEALVGSSFYAASGLELLGRWAGAAVLIAYAVVFAVIGRFTTLRKDIT
- a CDS encoding STAS domain-containing protein, translated to MDITTDGPALVLAGQFDVRSTMEVRAAIYQHLHECLDEEIFVDLTDVDAVDVTALKVLAVATRSAERDGRHLRLRGCGPAVRRMLHVSHLRRLVAVEREKIPA
- a CDS encoding protein meaA yields the protein MSNSAENPVTKDRPWVMRTYAGHSTAEASNALYRNNLSKGQTGLSVAFDLPTQTGYDPDSPLARGEVGKVGVPVPHMGEMRKLFKDIPLTEMNTSMTINATAMWLLAMYQVAAEEQNPELDPAEVAKQLAGTTQNDIIKEYLSRGTYVFPPEHSLRLISDMIAYTVNYIPKWNPINICSYHLQEAGATPTQELAYALGTAIAVLDAVKDAKQVSEEDFEKVVGRISFFVNAGVRFVEETCKMRAFVQLWDEITRERYGVQDPKMRRFRYGVQVNSLGLTEAQPENNVQRIVLEMLGVTLSKNARARAVQLPAWNEALGLPRPWDQQWSLRLQQVLAFESDLLEHEDIFDGSHVIEAKVNALVEGAKAEMDRVQALGGAIAAVESGYMKSELVSAHAARRARIESGEEKIVGVNSFETTEPSPLTANLDEAIMTADPKAEEAAKASVEAWKAQRDENAVTEALARLAETAKGTENLMEATLAAARAGATTGEWAGTLREVFGEFRAPTGVSGAVGVAEAGAELTAVRERVQATGEELGGRLRLLVGKPGLDGHSNGAEQVAVRARDAGFEVIYQGIRLTPEQIVAAAVAEDVHCVGLSILSGSHMELVPAVLAGLEEAGMGDVPVIVGGIIPDSDGKALIQSGVAAVYTPKDFGLTQIMDGIVDVIRKANELD
- a CDS encoding F0F1 ATP synthase subunit epsilon, translated to MADALRVELVAADRLVWSGEAKMVVARTTEGDVGVLPGHAPMLSLLIEGVVDIQTPEGETWVAAVAQGFLSVANNRVSILSEYAEMSHEIDLEKARHDLERAHAAGENEDAAQEAVRHAEARIRAAEKAS